In Streptomyces sp. NBC_01551, one DNA window encodes the following:
- a CDS encoding NADP-dependent isocitrate dehydrogenase has translation MTDSTIIYTHTDEAPALATYSFLPVIQAYASTAGVNVETRDISLAGRIIASFPEHLEEGQRIADALAELGELAKTPEANIIKLPNVSASIPQLKAAVAELQGQGYALPDYPDDPKSDEEREIRARYDKVKGSAVNPVLREGNSDRRAPASVKNYAKAHPHRMGAWTSESKTNVATMGENDFRSTEKSAVMAEAGTLRIEHVAADGTATVLRESVPVLAGEVVDASVLHVDALRTFLNDQIERAKAEGVLFSVHLKATMMKVSDPIVFGHVVRAFFPKTFARYGETLAAAGLSPNDGLGTILNGLGALPDADAIKASFDAEIAEGPALAMVDSDKGITNLHVPSDVIVDASMPAMIRTSGHMWGPDGNEADTLAVLPDSSYAGVYQTVIDDCRAHGAFDPATMGSVPNVGLMAQKAEEYGSHDKTFEIAAAGTVRLVDAAGNTVLEQEVAAGDIFRACQTKDAPIQDWVKLAVTRARATGNPAVFWLDEGRAHDAQLIAKVKTYLADHDTEGLTIEILSPVKATAYSLERIRRGEDTISVTGNVLRDYLTDLFPILELGTSAKMLSVVPLMNGGGLFETGAGGSAPKHVQQLVKENYLRWDSLGEFLALAVSFEHLATTTGNARAQVLADTLDRATGTFLNEDKSPSRKLGGIDNRGSHFYLALYWAQELARQTDAPKLAAAFDPLAKTLAESEEKIVAELIAVQGSPADIGGYYQPDAAKAAAVMRPSATFNQAIATLG, from the coding sequence GTGACTGACTCGACCATCATCTACACGCACACTGACGAGGCCCCGGCCCTCGCGACGTATTCGTTCCTGCCTGTGATCCAGGCGTACGCGTCGACGGCCGGTGTGAATGTCGAGACCCGTGACATCTCCCTGGCCGGTCGGATCATCGCCAGCTTCCCCGAGCACCTGGAAGAGGGCCAGCGGATCGCGGACGCCCTCGCCGAGCTCGGCGAGCTGGCGAAGACGCCGGAAGCCAACATCATCAAGCTGCCCAACGTCTCGGCCTCGATCCCGCAGCTGAAGGCCGCGGTCGCCGAGCTCCAGGGCCAGGGCTACGCCCTCCCGGACTACCCGGACGACCCGAAGTCCGACGAGGAGCGCGAGATCCGCGCCCGCTACGACAAGGTCAAGGGCAGCGCCGTCAACCCGGTCCTGCGCGAGGGCAACTCCGACCGCCGCGCCCCCGCGTCGGTCAAGAACTACGCCAAGGCCCACCCGCACCGCATGGGCGCCTGGACCTCCGAGTCGAAGACGAACGTCGCCACCATGGGCGAGAACGACTTCCGCTCCACCGAGAAGTCCGCGGTGATGGCCGAGGCCGGCACGCTCCGCATCGAGCACGTCGCCGCCGACGGCACCGCCACCGTGCTGCGCGAGTCCGTACCGGTCCTCGCCGGCGAGGTCGTGGACGCGTCCGTCCTGCACGTCGACGCGCTGCGCACCTTCCTGAACGACCAGATCGAGCGTGCCAAGGCCGAGGGCGTCCTGTTCTCCGTGCACCTCAAGGCCACGATGATGAAGGTCTCCGACCCGATCGTTTTCGGCCACGTGGTCCGTGCCTTCTTCCCGAAGACCTTCGCCCGCTACGGCGAGACCCTGGCCGCCGCCGGCCTGTCCCCGAACGACGGCCTCGGCACCATCCTGAACGGCCTGGGCGCACTGCCCGACGCCGACGCGATCAAGGCCTCCTTCGACGCCGAGATCGCCGAGGGCCCGGCCCTCGCGATGGTCGACTCGGACAAGGGCATCACCAACCTGCACGTTCCGTCCGACGTCATCGTCGACGCCTCGATGCCGGCCATGATCCGTACCTCCGGCCACATGTGGGGCCCGGACGGCAACGAGGCCGACACCCTCGCGGTCCTCCCGGACAGCAGCTACGCGGGCGTCTACCAGACCGTCATCGACGACTGCCGCGCGCACGGCGCGTTCGACCCGGCCACCATGGGCTCGGTTCCGAACGTCGGCCTGATGGCCCAGAAGGCCGAGGAGTACGGCAGCCACGACAAGACCTTCGAGATCGCCGCCGCGGGCACCGTCCGCCTCGTCGACGCCGCGGGCAACACGGTCCTGGAGCAGGAGGTCGCCGCCGGCGACATCTTCCGCGCCTGCCAGACCAAGGACGCGCCGATCCAGGACTGGGTCAAGCTCGCCGTCACCCGCGCCCGCGCCACCGGCAACCCGGCCGTGTTCTGGCTGGACGAGGGCCGCGCGCACGACGCGCAGCTGATCGCCAAGGTCAAGACGTACCTCGCCGACCACGACACCGAGGGCCTCACCATCGAGATCCTCTCCCCGGTCAAGGCCACCGCGTACTCGCTGGAGCGGATCCGCCGCGGCGAGGACACCATCTCGGTGACCGGCAACGTGCTGCGCGACTACCTGACCGACCTGTTCCCGATCCTGGAGCTGGGCACCAGCGCCAAGATGCTGTCGGTCGTCCCGCTGATGAACGGCGGCGGCCTCTTCGAGACGGGCGCCGGCGGCTCCGCCCCGAAGCACGTCCAGCAGCTCGTCAAGGAGAACTACCTGCGCTGGGACTCCCTCGGTGAGTTCCTCGCGCTGGCCGTCTCCTTCGAGCACCTCGCGACCACCACCGGCAACGCCCGCGCCCAGGTGCTGGCCGACACCCTGGACCGTGCGACCGGCACCTTCCTCAACGAGGACAAGTCGCCGAGCCGCAAGCTGGGCGGCATCGACAACCGCGGCAGCCACTTCTACCTGGCCCTGTACTGGGCGCAGGAGCTGGCCCGCCAGACCGACGCCCCGAAGCTGGCGGCCGCCTTCGACCCGCTCGCCAAGACGCTGGCCGAGTCCGAAGAGAAGATCGTCGCCGAGCTGATCGCCGTCCAG
- a CDS encoding DUF805 domain-containing protein, whose translation MNYYTDVMKKYATFSGRARRQEFWMFFLINFGIAIVLMILDGVFGTYPLLTGIYALATFLPNLALTVRRLHDTGKSGWWYFVSVIPLVGFIWIIVLMATEGHAQPNAYGVSPKAVQA comes from the coding sequence ATGAACTACTACACCGACGTCATGAAGAAGTACGCCACCTTCTCCGGCCGCGCGCGCCGCCAGGAGTTCTGGATGTTCTTCCTCATCAACTTCGGCATCGCGATCGTCCTGATGATCCTGGACGGTGTCTTCGGCACCTACCCGCTGCTCACGGGTATCTACGCCCTCGCCACCTTCCTGCCGAACCTGGCGCTCACGGTCCGCCGTCTGCACGACACCGGCAAGTCCGGCTGGTGGTACTTCGTCAGCGTCATCCCGCTCGTCGGCTTCATCTGGATCATCGTCCTCATGGCGACCGAGGGTCACGCTCAGCCGAACGCGTACGGCGTGAGCCCGAAGGCCGTCCAGGCCTGA